TGTAACCTACCGTTATAAAAACAGCTTGTCGTTCCAGCCGTTGAGATGTgaaatcttcctttttttctctaaattaaTTGCGGCAAATCCTTCATTGTTGTGTCCATGAACGAGATTTACTGTGATCCTGGTGCTGCTGTCTGTGACGTGCCCCGATGATCTTATAATATACATACAGGAAATGTCTAACTGGCCGCGGGGCCGCGCATGCATCCAACGAAGGTGGAGCGATATTGCTACGCTTTGATTCCaccaaaataaaagaaaaatagcaaCATGTGGATTGTCTAACTTATCGTTTTAGTATACACGTCTCATCTctcaaaataaatgcttttattcttctgtttttgttatttaactTCGTATTATTCATTGCACTGAACTGAGAATGTCTAAAAACCAAGGCAATCATATCTTTTTTCCTCCTATAATATGACAAAGTTATGATGTACTACGCAGTCGATTACATCCTATGTTCCTGTTTGGAAACCAGATCCAAATGCGCTGTGGTTCAACCTTTTGTAATGAATTTGTTCATTCAAATACACGTTCAATACTGTGAAAGAAAgatcaataatcatttttaacaCATTGCTCGCCTCAATTACACCTAGTCTACTTTACTCGAAATGTACATTAAACTGAATGCAGCATtgtaaacaatattttgttCCTGTAATCCACTTTTGCATTGCAAATCATAGCCTACCTTTGGATATTGttgtaaattattttgaatTCCCCCTCCTTGAagggtaaataaaaaaataatcataataatcatcatgataataatgtattgcatttatatagcgcttcACATTACACAAAGCCATTAAGGTAGGCTACTTGTCCTACCAAGCAGTCTATGAAAATATGTATCCCCCTCTATAATGCACGGGTGATGCCCTACCatcaattgttttattttgtttatactTCAGATCATACCTAATAACCTTGGTGTgatggaaaaatacaatatgtcTTACTAATTCTGATACTTACACTTATACTTTGGTGATGTTTTATGATCTGGTGTATggtgaaacagagagaacagGCCAGTCGCACTTGTATGTTGAAAGGACACTAATGGACTAAGCACTGGGTGTGTAGAGCAGCAGAGATGCTGTGCTCATACCACTGAAGTACTGTGGAGAGTGCTAAGGCTCAAAACTAActtttttagggagttttatCTGTAGAATgtagtaaaaaataaacaataaattaaattaaattaaattaaggtgccccacagtatgataaaatgccctctcaGGTGCTtgcacaaaggagaaaacataccaAAGTTCTGTGATGACTGCCTAGTTAtgggtaaatcaggatgaagTGCCCTATAGAGGGCCTCTATATGTGACAATCTTGAATGAAGTGTCCTTCAGGTGTcctttcagtggaagaaaatgtgatagtgcCACGTAAAGAGCCCCcaaagatgagaaaatatgatgtgCCCTTTAAATTAAGAGGATGTAATGCAATGCCCTATGATGCTGTTGTAATGGGGTGAGCTGGAGGTTCTGTATGGGTGACCTTCTagtgaacaacaaaaaataaaaagtgcaatTTAGGGTTAAAGTACAAACTGAAGTGCAGGTTTGGGtgccctttcaatgaaaaaaggtgCCCTATAGGATGCActgtatgggagaaaaacattgtgaagtgtcagaaaaatagaaaattatttGAGAGAGGGCAACATTTGTGAGGACAAGAAGCTTTCTTTTGAGCCAAATCCTGTAATTATCAAAGATGACAACCAGAGTCGTCAtagatgttttcatttacatCTTGTTGGTAGTATTATCATATAACTTACCAGACTCCCAAAGAAGAGTTGTGGCAATCTGCCAACATAACTCTGCAGCATCACTTTGGCCAGCAGGGAACCTGGCTGGAGTGAGATTTTGATGCCATGGGCTTAACCACGCACACTTATTCATCTGTTCATACTTTTACTCAATTCACCATCAGTGTTTAAAGCTACACAGTTTGCACATGTGGTGACAACAGGAGTTAAGGTCTAAGATTTAAGGATATAGCCTGATTACACCACCCCAGGACTTCCACCCAAGGAAATACTCACAATTTCACAACATTAGACATACACTAACCCAATAAAGGGCACACAGGTTCGTTCATTAATGAAAGTCAAAGGCGTGTTGTTTCCAATATCAAAACTACAATACTGAATGTTCACCAGTTGAAAAGGCAATAACAAGGgtttacacatacatacacctacacacacacacactcactcattcactcactcacacagccAAATCTACACATGGCCACATTGACTCAACCAAAtacatgacaacacacacacatacatacacacacacacacatacacacagccaaATATCTGAGTCTGAAGGTGAACACCAGAAGTGTGACACTGCCTTCAGATGATAAGAATCATGAGGTAGGGCACAGAGCATAGTGCAGGTCTTGAATCAAAGGCTACGCAAAATACGCAAATCCATCTTTTACTACCTACAGACACAAAACACCCAGATATTGTTAATTGATAGATGTTAACAAACGTTACATGTTTAAGCAAACTAGTAAATAGTAGGCTACATAGTAAAATATATTAGGAGGGAAAGGTAAAAAGAGAATTAGTGAACTGCACTAATATAAGACAGAGTAGGAAGTGAGGGCGGAGGGGTGTGATTCATCTCTTCCATCCCTTTTTGAGTCCGCCCTCCCTAACACCATGCTTACACaactcaaactgtcaaactaggcagtgctgatcaaatatagGTCATGATTCTGTTTCTGTATTGCCTAATTCCTGCCTCAAATTTTTCAaagttttcagaaacatattttagtgcaCTGTTTAGCTGcaatatgagaaagtttgtgacacagaagctcttattatacatccatggtttgtGACTGGTCGCCATTTTTCCCTGTTCAGAAACGGACGAGCTTTTGACTATGTCACATACAGCTGTTCTCTCATTGGTTGCGCTTTGAAAGGTCAGCAGCAACTGAGgttaaagttgaaataattttaACTTTGAGCACAGTGCTCGGTGGAAATTTTGAGCGACACCAAGGATAGCGGTACCGGCTAGTTGGGTGGCACTGCTCTCCCTCATAGAAAAACAGTGGCACAGCCAGTGTAGAGCGGTTTTACAGCTGATCATTTGTGGGCACCTTGAGAGTTGGAAACCCAGACATACCGGAgtaaaaacagcacattttttCATACCTTATGGCAAAAACCCCACAGGAGGTGCTGTCTGGTTGGTGTGGATGAGGCACTGTGTCACATTTCCACCTAGACACATTGACCCCTTTCTTCCTCATGAATgctctaaaaacacaaaatatgtttcaatATAGTGACCAGATTTACTGACCTAAGCATCGTACAAGCATCACAATATATTCGTTATAAAATGTCAAGTGCAAATAGAGGAGCACAAGAAAATGCTATTACCAATTCATgacatcaaaaaagaaaaaagataagaaTGTGGTTCCATGTAAAAACAACCATTCTCCTTTCCTTGCCTATGCACTTGTGAAATATTCATCTATAATGTTGCAGTTGAGCACGACTTGCCATTGTCCATGTTTGACATATACATCTGCATTTAGTCCTTTAGTCATTTCATCTCTGCAATTGCTCTTCTgcaatatataaatacaaataagtgAAAACTGTATAAACGCTGCAacaattatgattattatttttagagaaatgtatttaaagacaTCTGttctgtatgtacagtaagtatGTCTATGTACAGAGATCAGCACAGTGCAAATGGCCAGTGCAGGAATACACAGTGACTGACAGTCTTCATGGTGATTGTATTCCATTGGACGCCCTTTTCTGGTCACAGCAGCTCACAAAtcttgctgctgtgctgcttgCACATTGCTGTATTTCACTCAACAGAAaaggaaggttttttttgttattaaccATGTTTTCAAAATCCTTTTGGGTGATTGTAATGTGGGTAGTATATGTCTTTGATGCCCTAGTACAGTTGGCAGGTGTTTAAAAAGTGCTGCTGGGTTTCCACCTCCTGCTGTGTGCAATGAGTCTTCTCTGGGGAGCCTGGTCTGCCTGTGGCGGCCTCTCTCCATGGTGAGGCTGTGCTCACTGAGTCTGTACATAGTCAAAGATTTCTTTAGTTTTGGattctgcttgtgtttgtgaaCAGAGTCCCAGAACCAGCAGGCTGAGGGGGCTTCTCTCTAGGGTCTTTCTGTAAGTGAGGgctttgaagaagaagaagaagatgatgaagaagaagtgGCTAAGTAACGACAAACCATCCATGGATACAAGTCTGCAGccaacattaaaagaaaaacctaaACTGGTACCAAAGTTGACAATAGCACAAACTATATTGACCTAAACCAACAAAAGATATTCCTATTAATCACTTCTGATAGCTTGTCGGCACTTTTAAGCATTAAGTCTGGAAAGTCGTCATGCAGGCAGGATGTTGTGTATGAAATCTTTCATGTGCTACTCAGGTTACATTGgatacatacattatatatacatatatacatacatgtgatTGGATATCTCCTTCCTGCGGGTTCCTGCTCATGTAGGGGTGAAAGGAAATGAGACAATAGATATATTGGCTAAACAATCATTAAAACTACAGTTAATTGATATAAAAGAGCCACTAAGTAAAGTAGAGTTTAAAACTATCATAAAAGATCATATACACAAAACCTGGCAGGAATGATGTGACTTAATTGACACAGGAAGACATCTTTACAGTATTCAAAAACATGTAGGTGTTGGTGAAATAAAGAGCGGGACCCCAAGGGAAGAGATGGTCTGACAATACAACATACTATACAGGTTTAAATCAAACACTCCATAGAATAGGCAAGCACCCTACTGGATTATATATACACTGTAATAAACTGGAGACCACATGATGAAGAGAGAAGCGAATTAATATCAGTactaaataatagaaaatacaatattacaTTGGGGAATCTGCAAGGAAAGACATCATGGAAAGTATGCAGTCTTCTAATTAATTACTTAAGAGTTACAGGAATAATAGAGAGAATTAAGTCTTTTTCTGCCAATCTACTGGTCCACACTCGAGGCcagtaggtggcggtaatgcgcaTATAAGCTGGTTTATCTACCGCCATTAAAactcaaagaagaagaagaaggaagcaacaacaaaccaaacaaacagcagacatgattttctctgtgtgtgtaacGTTGTGGGTCATGTAACGTGGATTTTAGACAGTACAGTGACTGCTGGCTGGCAGCTGTGCTCTAAACAGGTTTGTACTGCTGCCAACTAGTTTTCTGTGATCTGAAATTAGATTCTGTCTGCTAACTTCTTAATTCGTAGCTTTAACTAACTCGCAATCAATGAATCACCTAGTGCTACATCatatttaagtttaattttataataacaGTTCTTGATGTGGATTTCTGTGTTCTGATTACCAACATATATGCCTGGCCGTTGAAGGGAAAATAcacccagaaaaaaaagcatactGTGCTATTTTCCCGTGATTTGTAACTGTAAGCTattagttagcttagcttgtcTTAAGCGTTGACCTTATGTCATGGACCTTTCATAACAGCTTCACAACTGTATGACCTTAACTTTTTATGGTACTTCTAGGTCTAAAAAGATTAACAAAACTCatcgttgttgtttttttggataATTTTAGCAGCTTTTTCATGTTCGCTACCGATGCAATAAAAGTTAGGTAATATCCGCttgatttgttaaatattttttcttgattttatgAGTCATTACTCCTGTTTGGAGTAACTTtatcagatcctttacttatcaatgtaaaaatactccattacaagtaaaaattcACAATTATTGGCACAAGTattggcagcaaaatgtagtgAAAGTATTGCTGTagaagtagtggtttggtccctccgactcatatattattatatatgacaatattatatatataatatcattatattattaatattgaagcatcagtgtgtaagcagcatgtaactgttgtagctgctatgggtggagctagtttgaactactttatatacagttagctaatttagtccagtggttcccagccTAGGGGTCAGACCCCTCTAATCTGAGgttcatgagatgattaatgggagaggaaagaagaaaaaacaaagttctgacacacaaatctgttttcagtgtatagactttttctctaatctctgttttttgttgaaatattggatcatttgaacatttattgaagtgAAACCATgggagaagtttagagggaaaaatcactatttggtggagctttTAACAACTCATAgccatctgaaatgtgaccccaactacacactgcttatGGTAAGATGTCAAACGCCAAAAAGCTTGGaaacactggtttcatctttaacaatgtgttgtattttaaaagcttgttatattttccattgtgtcaaatcttcatctgaaaagtaactaaagctgtcaaataaatgtagtggagtagaaagtacaatatttcactctatacgataaaagtataaagtagcatcaaatggaaatactcaagtaaagtataagTTCTTCAAAATTgttcttaagtacagtacttgagtaaatgcttagttacttttcaccactggTGTTGACAATACTTGTTACACAGCTCTACCTTTCCCAAATAAGAAGTTATATGAGTAGTctagttttatttcagttattggagtttttttttttttttttaacagaatcaTTATGTAGAAtaatacatgtttatttatctgtaaaatactttatgtcaaacaaatgtaatgtgaatatttgttcaTACATAACTCATACGACAAATCTACAAATCtatacaacaaaaacatgaaataaaaattaaatttccttatttgtagggctgcaactaatttcattgtcgattaatctgtcaattattttcttaatcgATTAGtttggcctataaaatgtcagaaaatattgaaaaatgttaaacattgtttcacaaagcccaaggtgacgtcctcataTGTCATCTTTTGTCCCAtctaacagtccacaactcaaagatattcagtttacagtcacaGAAACTcgaaaatattcatatttgagaagctggaaccaaagaatGTGAAAAGCTTAAAGAAtgacttaaaatgattaatccattatctaaatagttggtgattaattgaATTGTTGGCAATTAATCGATAattcaactaatcattgcagctctacttatTTGGTGTAAAAACTGCTCTTATTAAATATACAAGTCCAGTTTATGGAAGGGTTACCGCTTTGATACTTTCTACATATTGGGTTTTAATGaagtcaaaagaaaagaaaaaatatatgaaggaaATAAATCAGCTAATATTGCTATTACACACGTTTCATTTTTTTGCACATACAGCAGAGGGGTCTGTGGGACcccaaaaaatgattaaataaagcCAGTGTCAACAAAATGTTAGGGATTTGCGAGACatgtcattttgaaatgtgataAATATCAATCAAAATGTACTACCCACGTTGTAAATGTGCACAAATATGGTAGCTCATTATGTCAAGTGGAAAAGCTGCAACCCAAAACTCAAACTCCCTGAACAAGAGATAATTAGGACATGCCAGGATAGCCTCGGCCTTGTTATAACTGTCAAAAAGCTGGACCTGACTTTCTCCTTCAATTTGGTTTGCTACTTTGATGAGACTATTGATTCTTTATTTAACACTGCGTCACACAGCAAGtgtttcagctgtgtttttcagtcatcTGTCTCAAACTCAAAAGTCTGGTTGTGTACTCTGATACGTCACTCCCTCCTGACACAAAGGTTTACTTCTTTGCTTCTTTGAGATATCTCCTGCCAAACACAATGACATACCTGTCTTTAAAGCACATTTATGTCACtggttgtctttttttaataacttttgctttTCGGTTCCACAGGAGTGTGCCAGAAATGAGTTGCACTTCCCACTTCCTGGTTTCCCGCAGTGACTTCTACCATGGCCGTTTTCTGCTTGTCTTGTCTCGACAGTCCTTGTTGCGCAGAGCGTTCAGCTCCGTGCCCCGGATCAGCCGCAGCCTGCAGGAGAGCTACAGGCTGCTGCAACTGCCTAACGAGAGAGACAGCAGTCCTGCACAGGTGAAGGAGGCCTACCTGCGCCTGGCCAAACTCTACCACCCGGACTCTGGGGCTCCGACTGCAGATGCAGCCCTTTTTGCTCGGGTTGAGGAGGCCTACCGCGCTGTGCTTGCACATCAGAGCAAGACCAAGCGACCTGATGAGGAGAAAGAACTGGAAGATGAGTCCAGAGGCGTAGCACCTCAACATAGACACTACCTCAGCTATGAGGGTGTTGGTTCAGGCACACCCAGCCAGCGTGAGCGTCACTACAGGCAGTTTCGTGTTGATCGGGCATCAGAGCAGGTTTTGAACTATAGACAGAGGGAGCACGAGAGGGCAGCCGCTGCAGAGGGGATGCTGGTGGAACGAGACATGCGTCAGCGGAGCAAAAAGATCAAGATCACCCAGGCTGTTGAAAGGTTGGTGGAGGACCTGATCCAGGAGTCCATGGCCCGTGGAGACTTCAGGAACCTGAGTGGAGCTGGAAAACCCCTCAACAAGTTTGAGCACAATCCATATGCTGATCCTATGACCCACAACCTCAACCGCATCCTCATCGATAACGGTTACCAACCACCCTGGGTCGTCACACAACGCGACATCCGAGAGACTACTGCTCAGATCAGAAATAGGTTATTGGAAGGGAGGGCCAGGCTGGGCGACCCCATGACCCCAAAAGAGCGCAGCCAATGGGAGCAGCTGTGTGCATCCGTAGAGGAAGAGCTGGTGAAACTTAATAAGATGGTGGACAATTACAACCTAATCGTACCGATGCTCAAGATGCAAATGGTTCACTTCAGTTCGTCCAGAGAGATCGACCGCGCCGAGAAGGGAGCTCGTCAACACAGACTGgaccagcagagggagagagaaagggagagagagaggaggaaggaggagaaaaaaagagccaACACAGT
The sequence above is drawn from the Thunnus maccoyii chromosome 10, fThuMac1.1, whole genome shotgun sequence genome and encodes:
- the dnajc28 gene encoding dnaJ homolog subfamily C member 28: MSCTSHFLVSRSDFYHGRFLLVLSRQSLLRRAFSSVPRISRSLQESYRLLQLPNERDSSPAQVKEAYLRLAKLYHPDSGAPTADAALFARVEEAYRAVLAHQSKTKRPDEEKELEDESRGVAPQHRHYLSYEGVGSGTPSQRERHYRQFRVDRASEQVLNYRQREHERAAAAEGMLVERDMRQRSKKIKITQAVERLVEDLIQESMARGDFRNLSGAGKPLNKFEHNPYADPMTHNLNRILIDNGYQPPWVVTQRDIRETTAQIRNRLLEGRARLGDPMTPKERSQWEQLCASVEEELVKLNKMVDNYNLIVPMLKMQMVHFSSSREIDRAEKGARQHRLDQQRERERERERRKEEKKRANTVAKPINTKPGLMSWMRNLLR